The following is a genomic window from Nguyenibacter vanlangensis.
ACGGCGCGGCCTATGCCCGGCCGGGCGCCATGGCCGAGGCCGTCGTGGACGGCGCGCTGACGGCGGGGATCGGCATCACCATGCTGCCGACGCTTTATATGCGCGCGGGGTTCGGACAGGATCTGGCGCCGTCGCAGCGGCGCTTTCGCGGCGATCCCGATTTCATCGCGCGCATCATCGCCGATCTCGGGGATCGTTTTGCCGGCGCGTCCCTGCTGCGCCGCGGCGTCGGGCTGCATTCCCTGCGGGCGGTGGACGGGGATTGCATCCGCGCGATGCTGCGGGCCGCGCCGGAAGACGGGCCGGTGCATATCCATGTCGCGGAACAGCGGCGCGAGGTCGAGGACTGCCTGGCGGCCCTGGGCGCCCGTCCGGTGCGCTGGCTGATGGACCACTGCCCGGTCGATGCGCGCTGGTGCCTGGTGCATGCCACCCACATGGACGCGGGGGAATGCGGCGACCTGGCGCGCTCGGGCGCAGTGGCCGGCCTGTGCCCGATCACGGAGGCCAATCTGGGCGACGGGATCTTCCCCCTTGCCGCCTTCATCGATGAAGGCGGCCGGTTCGGCGTCGGCCCGGACAGCAATATCCTGCTGAGCCCCGGCGAGGAGCTGCGCCTGCTGGAATATGGCCAGCGCCTGCGGTCGCAGCAACGATGCCGCGCCTTGCCGGCGGGACGGACGGGTTCGGTCGGGCGTTTCCTGTACGACGCGTGCCTGGCGGGCGGCGCCCAGGCCTGCGGCATGGAGGCCGGCATCGCCCCCGGCCGGCGGGCGGATCTCTGCACCCTGGCGGCGGAGGATCTGGCGCTGCCGGGCCTGACGGGCGACGCGATCCTGGACAGCGTCCTCTTCGCGCGTCCGGCCCTTCCGGTTTCCGATGTCCTCTGCGCCGGCCGATGGGTGGTCGCGGGCGGGCGGCATGTCGCCCGGGATGCCATCGCCCGCGATTTCCGGGCGGCCATGGCAAGGCTGTCGGCCTGACAAGGCTGCGGGCCTGAAAGGAGAATCTTCGCGATGGACGGGCCGGTTTTCTCGCTTGTCCGGGGGGATGCCCCCGTGCTGGTCACCATTCCCCATGCCGGGACGCGCCTCGCCCCCGGCATGGCGGCGCGGATGACGGAGGCGGGGCGCGCTTTGCCCGATACCGACTGGTATGTTCCCCGCCTGTACCAGGTCGCGGCGCGGCTGGGCGCCGGCGTGCTGCGGGCGCATTATTCGCGCTATGTCATCGACCTCAATCGCGGCGGCGACGATGCGGTGCTCTATCCCGGGCGGCCGAAGACCGGCCTGGTGCCGACGCTGACCTTCGATGGGCGGCCGATCTACCGGCCCGGCGCCGAACCCGGCGAATCCGAGATCGCGGCGCGCCGGCAACGCTATTGGCAGCCTTATCACGATGCGGTCGCGGCGGAACTCGACCGCCTGCGCGCGCGCCACGGCCATGCCGTCCTGTGGGACGCCCATTCCATCGGCACGGTGATCCCGCGCCTGTTCGAAGGACGGCTGCCGGACCTGAATTTCGGCACCAATGACGGCGCCGCCTGTGCCGGCGGCCTGATCGCCGCCGTCATGGCCGGGCTGACGGAGGGCGGGGGCTATTCCTCTGTCCTCGACGGCCGGTTCAAGGGGGGCTACACCACCCGTCATTACGGCCGCCCCGCGGAGGGGATCCATGCCATCCAGCTTGAGAAGGCCCAGGCGACCTATCTGGCGTCGGAGGGCGGGGCGGCGCCTGCCGCCGATGCGCGGAAGATGGAAAAGCTTTCCGGCCTGATCGGGGATCTTCTGGAACGCGCCTGCGCCTGGAGACCCTGATTGCAGTCGAGTCCGTGGCCGTTCAGTCGGTGGCCGTGGCGGGCAGCGCCCGCGCGTTGAAGCGCCGTTCCATGGCGATATAGAGCGGCGGGGTCAGGAGCAGGCTGACGACCCAGGACAGGTCGACGCCGCCCAGCGCCCGCGCCACCTGTCCGGTATAGAGCGCGGTCGAGAGGAAGGGCACCTGCACGAGGATGCCGATAACGTAGCAGGCCAGGGCGGGGCCGTTGAAAAGACCGTAGCGCCCGCCGTCCCGCGCGAAGAACGAGGCGACG
Proteins encoded in this region:
- the hutG gene encoding N-formylglutamate deformylase; its protein translation is MDGPVFSLVRGDAPVLVTIPHAGTRLAPGMAARMTEAGRALPDTDWYVPRLYQVAARLGAGVLRAHYSRYVIDLNRGGDDAVLYPGRPKTGLVPTLTFDGRPIYRPGAEPGESEIAARRQRYWQPYHDAVAAELDRLRARHGHAVLWDAHSIGTVIPRLFEGRLPDLNFGTNDGAACAGGLIAAVMAGLTEGGGYSSVLDGRFKGGYTTRHYGRPAEGIHAIQLEKAQATYLASEGGAAPAADARKMEKLSGLIGDLLERACAWRP
- a CDS encoding formimidoylglutamate deiminase, with the translated sequence MSPSPRNGSLFAGLALLPEGWRRDVRIGFAEGGAFGTVVAGCRPEAGDRRADIVLPPLPGLHSHAFQRAMAGLAECRTDPADSFWTWRERMYALAGTLQPDTLRAVAAFVYMEMLEAGYTQVAEFHYLHRAPDGAAYARPGAMAEAVVDGALTAGIGITMLPTLYMRAGFGQDLAPSQRRFRGDPDFIARIIADLGDRFAGASLLRRGVGLHSLRAVDGDCIRAMLRAAPEDGPVHIHVAEQRREVEDCLAALGARPVRWLMDHCPVDARWCLVHATHMDAGECGDLARSGAVAGLCPITEANLGDGIFPLAAFIDEGGRFGVGPDSNILLSPGEELRLLEYGQRLRSQQRCRALPAGRTGSVGRFLYDACLAGGAQACGMEAGIAPGRRADLCTLAAEDLALPGLTGDAILDSVLFARPALPVSDVLCAGRWVVAGGRHVARDAIARDFRAAMARLSA